In Streptomyces sp. NBC_01707, a genomic segment contains:
- the dprA gene encoding DNA-processing protein DprA → MTPGGPGAGPGIRAPVTAPEGVDEGRGISAPGVRERSREAGWARPAVGDRERLARAALTRVLEPGDERGGRWLREIGATELIRRITARDGSAEQLRGMTAKRLAGYRLRAETVDPERDLASVAAVGGRFVCPGDREWPGQLDDLGYSRPTGLWVRGRPDLRLWALRSVAVVGARACTPYGAHMAASLGAGLAELGWVVVSGAAFGVDGAAHRGALSAGGATMAVLACGVDVAYPRGHAELIERVAEQGLLIGELPPADHPTRSRFILRNRVIAALTRGTVVVEAEYRSGSLVTARSAQRLGRFTMGVPGPATSGLSAGVHELLRGEGVLVTDAAEVAELVGEIGDLAPVRRGPVLARDLLDAASARVLDALPSQGSVSQRDIARTAGTGVDEALGRLYELHSLGFVERAGEGWQLTPRPTRKGGPRRGGP, encoded by the coding sequence ATGACGCCGGGCGGCCCCGGCGCCGGACCGGGCATCAGGGCACCCGTCACGGCACCGGAGGGCGTTGACGAGGGGCGGGGCATCAGCGCGCCCGGCGTCCGGGAGCGGAGCCGTGAAGCGGGGTGGGCGCGACCGGCGGTGGGCGACCGGGAGCGCCTGGCGCGGGCCGCCCTGACCCGTGTCCTCGAGCCGGGCGACGAACGCGGTGGCCGCTGGCTGCGCGAAATCGGCGCCACCGAACTGATACGCCGGATCACGGCCCGGGACGGGAGCGCGGAACAGCTTCGGGGGATGACGGCGAAGCGGCTGGCCGGCTACCGGTTGCGGGCCGAAACGGTCGACCCCGAGCGGGACCTGGCGTCGGTCGCCGCCGTGGGCGGCCGCTTCGTCTGCCCCGGCGACCGTGAGTGGCCCGGTCAACTCGACGACCTGGGGTACTCCCGGCCGACCGGCCTCTGGGTTCGGGGGCGGCCCGATCTGCGGCTCTGGGCGCTGCGCTCGGTCGCGGTGGTCGGCGCCCGGGCGTGTACTCCGTACGGGGCACATATGGCGGCGAGTCTTGGGGCGGGGCTGGCGGAGCTGGGCTGGGTGGTGGTGTCGGGGGCCGCGTTCGGGGTGGACGGGGCGGCCCATCGCGGCGCCCTCTCGGCCGGCGGGGCGACCATGGCGGTCCTGGCCTGCGGGGTGGACGTCGCCTATCCCCGAGGGCATGCCGAGCTGATCGAGCGCGTGGCGGAACAGGGGCTGCTCATCGGAGAGCTGCCACCGGCCGACCATCCGACGCGTAGCAGATTCATCCTCCGGAACCGGGTGATTGCCGCGCTGACCCGGGGGACGGTCGTGGTCGAGGCCGAATACCGCAGCGGCTCACTGGTGACCGCGCGCAGTGCGCAACGGCTGGGCCGGTTCACCATGGGGGTGCCGGGGCCCGCCACCAGTGGTCTGTCGGCCGGGGTCCACGAACTCCTCAGGGGCGAGGGAGTCCTGGTCACCGACGCCGCGGAAGTCGCCGAACTGGTGGGGGAGATCGGCGATCTCGCCCCGGTCCGGCGTGGCCCCGTACTTGCCAGGGATCTGTTGGACGCCGCCTCCGCCCGGGTTCTGGACGCCCTGCCCTCCCAAGGCTCCGTCAGTCAAAGGGACATCGCCCGCACGGCGGGCACCGGTGTCGACGAAGCACTCGGCAGATTGTACGAACTGCACTCACTGGGGTTCGTCGAACGCGCTGGCGAAGGCTGGCAGTTGACGCCGCGCCCGACACGCAAGGGCGGCCCGCGGCGAGGCGGTCCTTGA
- a CDS encoding YraN family protein, with amino-acid sequence MNARGALGRYGEDLAARLLTDAGMAVLARNWRCRTGEIDIVAKDGDALVVCEVKTRRAGAFEHPMAAVTPVKADRLRRLAEIWLDLNGGPPPGGVRIDLVGVVVPRRGAPVVEHARGVA; translated from the coding sequence ATGAACGCACGGGGGGCACTCGGGCGGTACGGCGAGGATCTGGCGGCGCGGCTGCTGACCGACGCCGGCATGGCCGTACTGGCACGGAACTGGCGCTGTCGCACCGGTGAGATCGACATCGTCGCCAAGGACGGCGACGCGTTGGTCGTCTGCGAGGTCAAGACCCGCAGGGCGGGGGCGTTCGAGCATCCGATGGCGGCCGTCACCCCGGTCAAGGCGGACCGGCTGCGACGGCTGGCCGAGATCTGGCTCGACCTGAACGGCGGTCCGCCGCCGGGCGGGGTGCGGATCGACCTGGTCGGCGTGGTGGTGCCGAGGCGCGGAGCGCCGGTCGTCGAGCACGCGCGGGGGGTGGCCTGA
- the rpsP gene encoding 30S ribosomal protein S16: MAVKIKLKRLGKIRSPHYRIVVADSRTRRDGRAIEEIGLYHPVQNPSRIEVNSERAQYWLSVGAQPTEPVLAILKLTGDWQAHKGLPAPAPLLQPEPKADKRALFEALAKDTGEESKGEAITQKAKKADKKADEAADAAAPAESTEA; the protein is encoded by the coding sequence GTGGCAGTCAAGATCAAGCTGAAGCGTCTGGGCAAGATCCGTTCGCCTCACTACCGCATCGTCGTCGCCGACTCCCGTACCCGCCGTGACGGCCGGGCCATCGAGGAGATCGGCCTGTACCACCCGGTGCAGAACCCCTCGCGCATCGAGGTCAACTCGGAGCGTGCGCAGTACTGGCTGTCCGTCGGCGCCCAGCCGACCGAGCCGGTTCTCGCGATCCTGAAGCTCACCGGTGACTGGCAGGCCCACAAGGGTCTCCCCGCCCCCGCGCCGCTGCTGCAGCCGGAGCCCAAGGCCGACAAGCGCGCCCTGTTCGAGGCCCTGGCCAAGGACACCGGCGAGGAGTCCAAGGGCGAGGCCATCACGCAGAAGGCGAAGAAGGCCGACAAGAAGGCGGACGAGGCTGCTGACGCCGCCGCGCCCGCCGAGTCGACCGAGGCCTGA
- a CDS encoding RNA-binding protein, producing the protein MLEEALEHLVKGIVDNPDDVQVASRNLRRGRVLEVRVHPDDLGKVIGRNGRTARALRTVVGAIGGRGIRVDLVDVDQVR; encoded by the coding sequence ATGCTCGAGGAGGCTCTCGAGCACCTCGTGAAGGGCATCGTCGACAACCCCGACGATGTGCAGGTCGCCTCGCGCAACCTGCGCCGTGGTCGTGTGCTCGAGGTCCGGGTCCATCCCGATGACCTCGGCAAGGTGATCGGCCGCAACGGCCGCACCGCACGCGCGCTGCGAACTGTCGTGGGCGCCATCGGCGGCCGTGGCATCCGCGTCGACCTCGTCGATGTGGACCAGGTTCGCTGA
- the trmD gene encoding tRNA (guanosine(37)-N1)-methyltransferase TrmD, giving the protein MRLDVVTIFPEYLEPLNVSLVGKARARGRLDVHVHDLRDWTYDRHNTVDDTPYGGGPGMVMKTGPWGDALDETLANGYEAGAHSPVLVVPTPSGRPFTQELAVELSERPWLIFTPARYEGIDRRVMDEYATRMPVVEVSIGDYVLAGGEAAVLVVTEAVARLLPGVLGNAESHRDDSFAPGAMADLLEGPVFTKPPEWRGRGIPDVLLSGHHGKIARWRRDEAFRRTAVNRPDLIERCEASAFDKKDREILSILGWSPEPGGRFWRRPEGMEQ; this is encoded by the coding sequence ATGCGGCTCGACGTCGTCACGATCTTCCCCGAGTACCTGGAACCGCTGAACGTCTCGCTCGTCGGCAAGGCCCGCGCCCGAGGCCGCCTCGATGTGCACGTGCACGATCTGCGGGACTGGACGTACGACCGGCACAACACGGTGGACGACACGCCCTACGGCGGCGGTCCCGGCATGGTGATGAAGACCGGGCCGTGGGGTGACGCCCTGGACGAGACCCTGGCGAACGGGTACGAGGCCGGGGCGCACTCCCCGGTGCTCGTGGTACCCACACCCAGCGGCCGTCCGTTCACCCAGGAACTCGCCGTGGAGCTCTCCGAGCGGCCATGGCTGATCTTCACCCCGGCCCGCTACGAGGGCATCGACCGCCGGGTGATGGACGAGTACGCGACCCGCATGCCGGTCGTCGAGGTCTCCATCGGGGACTATGTGCTGGCCGGCGGGGAAGCCGCCGTGCTGGTCGTCACGGAGGCGGTGGCCCGGCTGCTGCCCGGTGTGCTCGGCAACGCCGAGTCGCACCGCGACGACTCCTTCGCGCCCGGCGCCATGGCCGATCTGCTGGAGGGCCCGGTCTTCACCAAGCCGCCCGAGTGGCGTGGCAGAGGCATCCCGGACGTCCTGCTCAGCGGCCACCACGGGAAGATCGCACGCTGGCGGCGGGACGAGGCGTTCCGTCGTACCGCGGTCAACCGGCCCGATCTCATCGAGCGTTGCGAGGCGAGCGCCTTCGACAAGAAGGACCGCGAGATCCTCTCCATCCTCGGCTGGTCGCCGGAGCCCGGCGGCCGATTTTGGCGCAGGCCCGAAGGCATGGAACAATAA
- a CDS encoding YifB family Mg chelatase-like AAA ATPase, translating to MGFARACSVALVGVDGVVVEVQADLEPGVAAFTLVGLPDKSLVESRDRVRAAVVNSGAEWPQKKLTVGLSPASVPKGGSGFDLAVACAVLGAAERIDPAAIADVVMIGELGLDGRVRPVRGVLPAVLAAAEAGYRKVVVPEQTAGEAALVPGVSVLGVRSLRQLIAVLSDEPVPDEPEIREEGRPDTMLAGLMVPGAGIGTGLAMGSAQGDGHRPDLADVAGQETPRKALEVAAAGGHHLLLSGPPGAGKTMLAERLSAILPPLTRRESLEVTAVHSVAGILPPGEPLVSRAPYCAPHHSATMQSLVGGGNGLPRPGAVSLAHRGVLFLDEAPEFSVRALDALRQPLESGHVVVARSAGVVRLPARFLMVLAANPCPCGRHTLTGAACECPPSSVRRYQARLSGPLLDRVDLRVVVAPVTREDLMGRGGRGESTADVAARVREARSRAAARLAGTPWATNSEVPGHELRTRLLAAPGALMEAERDMERGLLTARGLDRVLRVAWTLADLRGADRPEAFDIAVALELRTGISRGASVLDRAS from the coding sequence ATGGGGTTCGCGCGGGCGTGCTCGGTGGCGCTGGTCGGCGTCGACGGCGTGGTGGTGGAGGTCCAGGCGGACCTGGAGCCCGGGGTGGCGGCTTTCACCCTGGTGGGGTTGCCGGACAAGAGCCTGGTGGAGAGCCGGGACCGGGTCAGGGCCGCAGTGGTCAACTCCGGGGCCGAGTGGCCGCAGAAGAAACTCACGGTCGGGCTCTCCCCGGCCTCCGTGCCCAAGGGCGGCAGCGGATTCGACCTGGCCGTGGCGTGTGCCGTGCTGGGCGCGGCCGAGCGGATCGACCCTGCGGCCATCGCGGATGTGGTGATGATCGGGGAGCTCGGGCTCGACGGCCGGGTGCGGCCGGTGCGCGGAGTGCTGCCCGCCGTGCTCGCCGCGGCGGAGGCCGGGTACCGCAAGGTCGTCGTGCCCGAACAGACCGCGGGCGAAGCGGCGCTGGTCCCGGGGGTGTCGGTCCTCGGGGTACGGAGCCTGCGGCAGCTGATCGCCGTGCTCAGCGACGAACCGGTGCCCGACGAGCCGGAGATCCGCGAGGAGGGGCGCCCCGACACCATGCTCGCGGGGCTGATGGTGCCGGGAGCCGGCATCGGTACCGGACTGGCGATGGGCTCCGCGCAGGGCGACGGACACCGCCCGGACCTGGCGGACGTCGCCGGCCAGGAGACGCCGCGAAAGGCCCTGGAGGTCGCCGCGGCGGGTGGTCACCATCTGCTGCTCTCGGGACCGCCGGGCGCCGGCAAGACCATGCTGGCCGAGCGGCTGTCCGCGATTCTTCCGCCGCTGACCAGGCGGGAATCCCTCGAAGTGACCGCGGTGCACTCGGTGGCGGGCATCCTGCCGCCCGGCGAACCGCTGGTCTCCCGGGCGCCGTACTGCGCGCCGCACCACTCGGCGACCATGCAGTCGCTGGTCGGCGGGGGCAACGGACTGCCGCGGCCCGGTGCGGTCTCGCTGGCCCATCGCGGTGTGCTCTTTCTGGACGAGGCGCCGGAGTTCTCCGTGCGGGCCCTGGACGCGCTGCGCCAGCCGCTGGAGTCGGGGCATGTGGTGGTGGCGCGCAGTGCCGGTGTGGTGCGGCTGCCCGCCCGTTTCCTGATGGTGCTGGCCGCCAATCCGTGTCCGTGCGGCCGCCACACGCTCACCGGCGCGGCCTGCGAATGCCCGCCCTCGTCGGTCCGTCGCTATCAGGCGAGACTGTCCGGGCCCCTGCTCGACCGGGTGGATCTGCGTGTGGTCGTCGCTCCGGTCACCCGTGAGGACCTGATGGGGCGGGGCGGCCGCGGCGAGTCGACGGCCGATGTCGCCGCCCGGGTACGGGAGGCCAGGTCGCGGGCGGCGGCCCGGCTCGCGGGCACACCCTGGGCCACCAACAGCGAGGTCCCCGGCCATGAGCTGCGGACCAGGCTGCTCGCGGCGCCCGGGGCGCTCATGGAGGCGGAACGGGACATGGAGCGCGGACTGCTGACCGCACGGGGACTCGACCGGGTCCTGCGAGTGGCATGGACCCTGGCCGATCTGCGTGGCGCCGATCGCCCGGAGGCGTTCGACATCGCGGTGGCCCTGGAGCTTCGGACGGGGATCTCGCGCGGGGCCTCGGTGCTGGACCGGGCTTCATGA
- the lepB gene encoding signal peptidase I translates to MSGTGRTGDGHGRLGSMLSGLAVAVGLVLFLGGFAWGALVYKPYIVPTESMTPTVNAGDRVLAERVDGSEVRRGDVVVFTDPAWDNNMPMVKRVVGIGGDKIACCEKSGRLTVNGKPIDEPYLQTQGLASVKNFTANVPKGQLFLLGDERSGSLDSRVHLDDPGQGSVPRSDVQARVDAIAWPMNGMVERPQAFAALPGGVSAPGPLKLQLGAVVAGVVLIFGGSAYGPIAARSARRRSGQDRRVPAGAH, encoded by the coding sequence ATGAGTGGAACAGGACGTACGGGTGACGGCCACGGCCGGCTCGGCAGCATGCTGTCGGGGCTGGCCGTGGCCGTCGGCCTTGTGCTCTTCCTCGGCGGGTTCGCCTGGGGCGCGCTGGTGTACAAGCCGTACATCGTGCCGACCGAGTCGATGACGCCGACGGTGAACGCGGGGGACCGGGTTCTCGCGGAGCGCGTGGACGGCAGCGAGGTGCGCCGCGGCGACGTGGTGGTCTTCACGGACCCGGCCTGGGACAACAACATGCCCATGGTCAAGCGCGTCGTCGGAATCGGCGGTGACAAGATCGCCTGCTGCGAGAAGAGCGGCCGGCTCACCGTCAACGGCAAGCCGATCGATGAACCGTATCTGCAGACACAGGGCCTTGCCTCGGTGAAGAACTTCACGGCGAACGTGCCCAAGGGACAGCTCTTCCTCCTCGGGGACGAGCGCAGCGGTTCCCTGGACTCCCGGGTCCATCTGGACGACCCGGGACAGGGATCGGTGCCGCGCAGCGACGTACAGGCCCGGGTGGACGCCATCGCCTGGCCGATGAACGGCATGGTCGAGCGACCGCAGGCGTTTGCCGCTCTCCCCGGCGGGGTGTCGGCTCCCGGCCCCCTGAAGCTTCAGCTCGGTGCCGTGGTGGCGGGCGTGGTCCTCATCTTCGGAGGCTCCGCGTACGGTCCGATCGCCGCGCGGTCCGCACGCCGGAGGAGCGGGCAGGACCGAAGGGTGCCTGCCGGTGCCCACTGA
- a CDS encoding NUDIX hydrolase — translation MPTEKRKVARVVLLDPDDRILLVHGYEPEEPTSTWWFTPGGGLEGDESREQAALRELAEETGITDVELGPVLWQRICSFPFDGRRWDQDEWYFLARTTQTATDLSGLTGLEQRSVAGLRWWTSAELSVARETVYPTRLAELLRTLLEEGPPRTPLVLAPEIV, via the coding sequence GTGCCCACTGAGAAGCGGAAGGTGGCCCGGGTGGTCCTGCTCGACCCCGACGACCGCATTCTGCTGGTACACGGATATGAACCGGAGGAGCCCACGAGCACCTGGTGGTTCACCCCCGGCGGTGGGCTGGAGGGCGACGAGAGCCGGGAGCAGGCGGCCCTGCGCGAGCTGGCCGAGGAGACCGGGATCACCGACGTCGAGCTGGGTCCGGTGCTCTGGCAGCGGATCTGCTCCTTCCCGTTCGACGGGAGGCGCTGGGATCAGGACGAGTGGTACTTCCTGGCACGTACGACGCAGACGGCCACGGACCTGAGCGGGCTGACCGGGCTGGAACAGCGCAGTGTCGCGGGTCTGAGGTGGTGGACCTCCGCCGAACTGTCGGTGGCGCGTGAGACGGTGTACCCGACCAGACTCGCCGAGCTGCTGCGCACGCTGCTCGAAGAGGGTCCGCCGCGTACGCCACTGGTTCTGGCCCCCGAAATCGTCTAA
- the lepB gene encoding signal peptidase I, translating to MGNRGRDSRASDPGTPLPTGSRPTASRSLPTRAERRKLARKVKRRRRRSAVKEIPLLITVALLIALVLKTFLVQAFVIPSGSMEQTIRIGDRVLVDKLTPWFGAKPRRGDVVVFKDPGGWLRQENVDKKDPPVVVKQVKEGLTFIGLLPSDDEQDLIKRVVAVGGDTVKCCDKDGKVTVNGVALNEPYLHPGNPPSTLKFEVKVPAGRIFVMGDHRSNSADSRFHLDEPDHGTVSENEVVGRAVVIAWPFGHWRRLEEPQTFASVPDARAGTAAAYGPSNSVSSQDLNGMVRLPTPAELPLVMGVVGLRRMGRGRWHGVRSGCGGFGGRRTIRTRRTRGPGGASGER from the coding sequence ATGGGTAACCGCGGGCGCGACAGCCGCGCCTCGGACCCCGGCACTCCGCTGCCGACCGGCAGCAGGCCGACAGCATCGCGGTCGCTGCCCACCCGGGCGGAGCGGCGCAAGCTGGCCCGCAAGGTCAAACGGCGGCGGCGCAGGTCGGCCGTGAAGGAGATACCCCTCCTGATCACCGTGGCGCTGCTCATAGCGCTCGTTCTCAAGACCTTCCTGGTGCAGGCCTTCGTGATCCCGTCCGGATCGATGGAGCAGACCATCCGGATCGGCGACCGGGTACTCGTCGACAAGCTGACGCCGTGGTTCGGTGCAAAGCCCCGGCGCGGCGACGTCGTCGTCTTCAAGGATCCGGGCGGCTGGCTCCGGCAGGAGAACGTCGACAAGAAGGATCCGCCCGTCGTCGTCAAACAGGTGAAGGAAGGGCTGACCTTCATCGGGCTGCTGCCGTCCGACGACGAACAGGATCTGATCAAGCGTGTGGTCGCCGTCGGTGGCGACACCGTCAAGTGCTGCGACAAGGACGGCAAGGTCACCGTCAACGGCGTTGCGCTCAATGAGCCCTATCTGCACCCGGGTAATCCGCCCTCCACACTCAAATTCGAGGTAAAGGTTCCGGCCGGCCGAATCTTCGTGATGGGCGACCATCGCTCGAATTCGGCCGATTCGCGCTTCCATCTGGACGAGCCCGATCACGGCACTGTCTCGGAGAATGAGGTCGTGGGGCGGGCCGTCGTCATCGCCTGGCCCTTCGGCCACTGGCGGAGGCTGGAGGAGCCGCAGACATTTGCCTCGGTGCCGGACGCGCGCGCCGGGACAGCGGCTGCGTACGGACCGTCGAATAGTGTGTCGTCCCAGGATCTCAATGGAATGGTCCGGCTCCCGACCCCTGCGGAACTCCCGCTCGTTATGGGAGTGGTGGGCCTGCGCCGAATGGGTCGCGGGCGGTGGCACGGAGTGAGGAGTGGATGTGGGGGATTTGGCGGTCGGCGCACGATCCGGACACGACGAACCCGAGGACCGGGCGGAGCATCCGGAGAACGGTGA
- the lepB gene encoding signal peptidase I, translating to MAVGARSGHDEPEDRAEHPENGESSEVAGRTESDGDSPDSGGTAPGKPRSFWKELPLLIGIALILALLIKTFLVQAFSIPSDSMQDTLQRGDRVLVDKLTPWFGSEPQRGEVVVFHDPGGWLESAQTPAPNVAQKFLSFIGLMPSAEEKDLIKRVIAIGGDTVECKENGPVTVNGVALDETSFIYPGNTPCNDEPFGPIKVPEGRIWVMGDHRQNSLDSRYHQELPGQGTVSTDEVVGRAIVVAWPINRWATLPIPGTFDQPGINAATGLVPGALGVAGALPLVLWRRKRLTNGRTAG from the coding sequence TTGGCGGTCGGCGCACGATCCGGACACGACGAACCCGAGGACCGGGCGGAGCATCCGGAGAACGGTGAATCCTCCGAGGTGGCGGGCCGGACGGAGAGTGACGGCGACTCCCCGGACAGCGGCGGTACGGCTCCCGGGAAGCCACGCTCCTTCTGGAAGGAGCTGCCCCTGCTCATCGGTATCGCGCTGATTCTGGCGCTGCTGATCAAGACGTTCCTGGTGCAGGCGTTCTCGATTCCCTCGGACTCGATGCAGGACACGCTCCAGCGCGGCGACCGGGTGCTGGTCGACAAGCTGACCCCGTGGTTCGGCTCGGAGCCGCAGCGGGGCGAGGTCGTGGTCTTCCACGACCCGGGCGGCTGGCTGGAGAGCGCCCAGACGCCGGCGCCGAATGTGGCGCAGAAGTTCCTCAGCTTCATCGGACTGATGCCGTCCGCCGAGGAGAAGGACCTGATCAAGCGGGTCATCGCGATCGGCGGCGACACGGTGGAGTGCAAGGAGAACGGGCCGGTCACGGTCAACGGCGTGGCGCTGGACGAGACGTCGTTCATCTACCCGGGCAACACCCCCTGCAATGACGAGCCGTTCGGCCCGATCAAGGTGCCCGAGGGCCGCATCTGGGTGATGGGCGACCACCGACAGAACTCCCTCGACTCCCGCTACCACCAGGAGCTGCCCGGTCAGGGCACGGTCTCCACGGACGAGGTCGTCGGCCGGGCCATCGTGGTCGCATGGCCGATCAACCGCTGGGCGACTCTGCCGATCCCGGGCACATTCGACCAGCCGGGGATCAATGCGGCGACGGGGCTGGTGCCGGGAGCACTAGGTGTAGCCGGAGCGCTGCCCCTCGTGTTGTGGCGCCGTAAGAGGCTGACCAACGGGCGTACCGCCGGGTAG
- the rimM gene encoding ribosome maturation factor RimM (Essential for efficient processing of 16S rRNA) yields MQLVVARIGRAHGIKGEVTVEVRTDEPELRLGPGARLTTDPAANGPLTIETGRVHSGRLLLRFEGVRDRTAAEALRNTLLIADVDPAELPEDPEEFYDHQLIDLDVVLADGTEIGRITEISHLPSQDLFIVERPDGSEVMIPFVEEIVTEIDLEEQRAVITPPPGLIDDSQAVIVSSRDEEASEPGNDA; encoded by the coding sequence GTGCAGCTGGTAGTTGCGCGGATCGGCCGCGCCCACGGCATCAAGGGTGAGGTCACCGTCGAGGTGCGTACGGACGAGCCGGAGCTCAGGCTCGGCCCCGGGGCCCGCCTGACCACCGACCCGGCAGCGAACGGACCGCTGACGATCGAGACCGGACGGGTGCACAGCGGCAGGCTGCTGCTGCGTTTCGAGGGCGTACGGGACCGCACGGCGGCCGAGGCCCTCCGGAACACCCTGCTGATCGCCGACGTGGACCCGGCGGAACTCCCGGAGGACCCCGAGGAGTTCTACGACCACCAGCTCATCGACCTCGATGTGGTGCTCGCCGACGGCACCGAGATCGGCCGGATCACCGAGATCTCGCATCTGCCGTCCCAGGACCTCTTCATCGTGGAGCGCCCGGACGGCAGCGAGGTGATGATCCCGTTCGTCGAGGAGATCGTCACCGAGATCGATCTGGAGGAGCAGCGGGCGGTCATCACCCCGCCGCCCGGCCTGATCGACGACAGTCAGGCAGTGATCGTCTCCTCGCGCGACGAAGAGGCCTCCGAGCCGGGGAACGACGCCTGA
- the rplS gene encoding 50S ribosomal protein L19, whose product MASLLDGVNAASLRTDVPAFRPGDTVNVHVRVIEGNRSRIQQFKGVVIRRQGSGVSETFTVRKVSFSVGVERTFPVHSPIFEKIELVTRGDVRRAKLYYLRELRGKAAKIKEKRDR is encoded by the coding sequence ATGGCTTCCCTGCTCGATGGCGTCAATGCCGCCTCCCTGCGTACGGACGTCCCGGCGTTCCGCCCCGGTGACACCGTCAACGTCCACGTGCGAGTGATCGAGGGCAACCGCTCCCGTATCCAGCAGTTCAAGGGCGTAGTCATCCGCCGCCAGGGCTCCGGCGTCAGCGAGACCTTCACGGTCCGCAAGGTCTCCTTCAGCGTCGGCGTCGAGCGCACCTTCCCGGTGCACAGCCCGATCTTCGAGAAGATCGAGCTCGTCACCCGTGGTGACGTCCGTCGCGCCAAGCTGTACTACCTCCGTGAGCTGCGCGGCAAGGCCGCGAAGATCAAGGAGAAGCGCGACAGGTGA
- a CDS encoding DUF2469 domain-containing protein — MSAEDLEKYETEMELKLYREYRDVVGLFKYVIETERRFYLTNDYEMQVHSVQGEVFFEVSMADAWVWDMYRPARFVKQVRVLTFKDVNIEELNKSDLELPGG; from the coding sequence ATGAGCGCCGAGGACCTCGAGAAGTACGAGACCGAGATGGAGCTGAAGCTCTACCGGGAGTACCGCGATGTCGTCGGTCTGTTCAAATATGTGATCGAGACCGAACGGCGCTTCTACCTCACCAACGACTACGAGATGCAGGTGCACTCGGTCCAGGGCGAGGTGTTTTTCGAGGTGTCCATGGCGGATGCCTGGGTCTGGGACATGTACCGGCCCGCCCGATTCGTCAAGCAGGTACGCGTGCTGACGTTCAAGGACGTCAACATCGAGGAGCTCAACAAGAGCGACCTCGAACTGCCGGGCGGCTGA
- the lepB gene encoding signal peptidase I, translating to MDTEAKPTERDRSSAPEAGSEERSRSSRIPDRSATMSWRRAAALGAVCAVFLLLFSTYVLQPFLIPSGSMESTLRVGDRVLVNKLAYRFGSVPQRGDVVVFDGTGSFVQEKPVENPVTALAHGVAASLGLAEPAETDFVKRVVGVGGDRVVCCDKRGRVEVNGRPVDEEYLYPGDAPSGAAFDIVVPDGRLWMMGDHRSNSRDSRDHLGEPGGGMVPVDRVIGRVDWIGWPLGRLGPVPETGAFDGVRIPVGTHG from the coding sequence ATGGACACGGAAGCAAAGCCCACGGAGCGCGACCGCTCCTCCGCACCCGAAGCAGGGTCGGAGGAGAGGTCGCGCTCTTCGCGTATCCCGGACCGGTCCGCCACGATGTCGTGGCGTCGGGCAGCCGCGCTCGGTGCCGTCTGTGCGGTCTTCCTGCTGCTGTTCAGCACGTATGTGCTGCAGCCCTTCCTCATCCCCAGTGGCTCGATGGAGTCCACGCTGCGGGTGGGGGACCGGGTGCTCGTGAACAAACTGGCGTACCGTTTCGGCTCCGTACCGCAGCGGGGCGACGTGGTGGTCTTCGACGGCACCGGATCCTTCGTGCAGGAGAAGCCCGTGGAGAACCCCGTCACCGCGCTGGCACACGGTGTGGCGGCATCCCTGGGGCTGGCGGAGCCCGCCGAGACCGACTTCGTGAAGCGGGTGGTGGGCGTGGGCGGCGACCGGGTGGTCTGCTGCGACAAGCGGGGCAGGGTCGAGGTGAACGGCAGGCCGGTGGACGAGGAGTACCTGTATCCGGGCGACGCCCCGTCCGGGGCGGCGTTCGACATCGTCGTCCCCGACGGCAGGCTGTGGATGATGGGCGACCACCGCAGCAACTCCCGTGACTCCCGCGACCATCTGGGCGAGCCGGGCGGCGGCATGGTGCCGGTCGACCGGGTGATCGGCCGGGTGGACTGGATCGGCTGGCCGCTGGGCCGGCTGGGCCCTGTGCCGGAAACCGGTGCCTTCGACGGCGTACGGATACCGGTCGGGACCCATGGGTAA